The Cydia pomonella isolate Wapato2018A chromosome 11, ilCydPomo1, whole genome shotgun sequence DNA window TAGTGCACATTTATTTGCATCATTAGATCATGTTAGAAGTTAACTCAGTGCTTATCAGTGCTTATCCAATTGCGGAACATATTGTGGAAGTACTACTATAAACATAAATTTCCTAAAAAATATGACGCACTTCCACATTTTGTCGCTGCAGATCCTGCAGTTACgttagacggacggacggacggtatttttggcatataaaaatcggacaagtgcgattcggactcgcccaccgaacaaattgacttattttttttactgtagtTTTCAGATTTGACTAGATCTGAGTATAtgcttttaatttcaactcgttACCctcacgcgttcccgagataaagggtcttgacagacagtcAAGCGGACGGACGGAGGGATAACAAAGAAGTgaacctataagggttccactttttccttttgaggtacggaaccctctaaACTGGCATGGTCTAAACCTGCTTTAGTAGATTAGCATTTGAAAATCCGcagtatatttttctttgttcaTTCATCGTCGAAAATTAGAAGATCTACATATTTCGTAGACTCACAATAATAATGTTCATTAGTCACTTGTTTATTACCATAAACTCCTTTAGTCCACAAAatacaacataaaaaaattggaaaaaatggACCACTTTGTagtcatgtacagtcagcgtcaaatacttcgtagcagtcaaagtagccaaatagttcggtacaccatatatttagtatggtgtaccgaactatttggccactttgactgctacgaagtatttgacgctgactgtacgtcaCGTATTGTGCCCGGAACTCTTCATTTGAGAATGGATGGTTTCTTAGAAAGAAGTTGGCCaaagtacgagtataaatacaaaagtaaaaCAGTGCCGTTAGTATCTtagtgaattttatttttgaagttacaaattttacataatGAAATCAAATGTGCACTTGTTTTACTCATCACTGGGTTCCAGCAAATATTGGGATGAAAGTCAATATACACGCCACGACTGTCCCAAATAAAATACAGCAAATAAAGCATCGAAAGCATAAGTTCCGTGGTTGACGGCACCTCCTCCTTCTCCATCTCTTGAGCTTTCGTCGTTTTCTTCTGCGGCATTtgctgaaataaaaacaatcaaatTGCATGTCTActagaaattataagtattatatataaagaGGGAAAGAACTGGGTCTGCTGGTTTTGCTTTTCATCGGTCCACGTTTTTAGTCCTAATGATCATCAAGCGAAGACTaacaagccaattcgaacgtacgctGATATCATGACATGAGAAGAACATCAAACTGATGTCATTAAGCTAACGTGCATTTGGCTCacacttgtccgtacatgtactGGCACAGGCGatacgcacgataactaaataacatgattcaaatatcattctgatgtcagtttGCGTTCGAATAGACCTGTAGGTCTAACACCTAGTCCCTAAGACTGGTAAGATTGTAAAAAGTACACTCCTGTCAATCACGATCATTATGATTAGGGAATATTTCCTTTGTCAATTGTTCCCCTGTTACCAGAATTTACCTAATTTTGGTACTCACCAGCATCTTCGCCGTTTATCTTTTGAGCAAGATCGTTTACGAGGCCGCCTGTACTTCTTAGGTGGTTTCCATTTGATACAATCACTACAACAGCAGTCTTCTCTACCTGTACACATAGGGCCACCACATTCGGAACACATGCTCTCGCAAGAACGACTAGTTTTACGTTTTTTCTTGGAGCCCTTGCTAATTGAAGTACGGGAATCGCAAGGAGAAAGAGTACATGCAGATTGCTTCCTGCTAGGATAATTACAGTCGGGGGATATGCTTTCGCAAGAACGGGTAGGTGTGACTCTCTTTGACGAAGATCTACGTTTTCTTTTGGGGACCTTGCATGAAGGAGTACGGGAAGGGCACGAAGGAAGAGTACATGTAGATTGGTCCATGTAAGGACAAGGGGCACCTACAGATTGCTCCTTGCAAGGAGAACCACAGTCGGGGGATATGCTTTGGCCAGAACGAGTAGGTGTGACTCTGCATGACGAAGACCtacgtttttttaatttaaattttttcataCTTATCTTGGACGCCTTGCAAATTGAAGTAGTACGGGAAGGGCAAGAAGGAAGAGTACATGTAGACTGGTGCATGTAAGAACTAGGGGCACATTTAGGTTGTGTGCAAGGATTAGGGGGACATGCAGGTTGTTCTATACAAGAATAAGGGGTAGCGACACATTGTTCCGTGCAAGGATAAGCGGTACATGCAGGATGCTCTTTGCAAGAATAAGGAGAACATACAGGTTGCTCCCTGCGAGGATAAAGGGTACATGCAGGTTGCTCCATGCAAGGATAAGGGGTACAGACAGGTTGCTCCGGGCAAGGGTAAGTGGTACATGGGGGTTGCTCCCTGCAAGGATAAAGGGTGCATACAGGTTTCTCCTTACAAGGATAAGGTCGACATGCGGGTCGTTCCGTGCAAGAATAAGGGGTACATTCAGGTTGCTTCATGCAAGGAGAATGGGTACATACAGGTGGCTCCATGCAAGGCAAAGGGGTACATACAGGTTGCTCCATGCAAGGAGAAGGGGTACATACAGTTTGATCCGTACAAGGATAAGGGGTAAGCGCGGGGCACGAAGGTTGATCACAAGTAGCACTGGTAACCTGAATGCAAGTATTAGCTCTGTTATATGGAGGCGTACAGTCGGGGTTAATGTTATCAGACGAAGGTCGAGAAGAAGTTGCAGCTCTCTTTAGGTCACAAAGTTGCTTTTGTCGTCTGCATTGTTCGTTCTTAAGTTTCTCTATGCATCTCTGGTGCCTTTTATATTCTGATCTATCCGTTGATTCCATAGAAAAAGATATCTTCTTGCAAAGAGATTTCCTTAATTTCTTCAttgaaaaatgatttttatgtgattttaaatctaaatttagGTTTATTTTCGGGAAGCTGCCAAAGCAAGGCATTTTTTGCGGTGTACCAACGTTTTTCACCAGTCATCGCGTGCATTGGATAAGTTAGTTACTAGTAATATTTATGTCTACTATCGTCATGATTTGATCTTGGAACCGaataaaattcaacaaaaacattaaTCTTGGTAGAAATTCATGTTTGGCTAGATTATGTCATGTTCTGACATTGACAAGTTTAACGTGTGTTGCTTGATATTCCTCTTATAATACTACCTACGTGACTAAAGACAAAATATATCTCCTCTTTTTTGTTCGATAAGCAGCATTCGCCACTGCGTGTACAGttggtataaataataataattcagcctatatacgtcccactgctgggcacaggcctcctctcatgcgcgagagggctcgggctatagttcccacgctagcccaatgcggattggggacttcacatacacctttgaatttcttcgcagatgtatgcaggtttcctcacgatgttttccttcaccgaaaagctggtggtaagtacgagtatcaaatgacatttcgtacataacttccgaaaaactcattggtacgagccaggatttgaacccgcgacctccggattgaaagtcgaacgtcatatccactcggccaccaccggtTGTACAGTtggtatacagtgtgtaaatccaatattGGCAATCAACCCAGGACTTCATCCGGGTAATCATATGTGAATcctaacaaaaacataaatgtgaaatgagagccaagttcaatattaataatataagtatgtgtCGTTTTTGACTCGctgacaaaagaattgagatatATATGagtgccaagttctgtgctgtgtatCGGGTGGATAGTTTGAAATGTATGTTACTAAAATGACATACACATCTTTACTGATTGTCACGCAAGATAAAATAACGttgaaaattttattaactttaataGATAATATTCGCCATGCGGCATTATCCACCGGCTCATTTAGCGGATATTCTTACTCAGCCAAATATTAAGcgtatacgtaaaaactagtcaaGACAAATCCTCTATAATTTCAGGATTATCTACCGTAGATATCCGCTAAATGAGCCGGTGGATAATGCCGCATGGCGAATATTAtctattaaagttaattaaattttcaacGTTATTTTATCTTGCGTGACAATCAGTAAAGATGTGTATGTCATTTTAGTAACATACATTTCAAACTATCCACCAGATATCATAAAAAGGTGAATAGTTTGCACTCTCGCGATTGAGACAGAACAGTACTAAAGCCTAGTCTTACCGATAAGAGAAACGAGGAAAGCTACTTGTGACTAAAGTGtgtaagataaagataattatcataattatttaaagcaCTACGCTGTGTTTTAGTTGCAAGTCACATCCTTTTATCTCGAACCAAAATTTCCGGTAGTAAAACCTTTTTGTAGGATAGATACCAAACTTAATTAAGTAAAACAGCCTAACAATCATGCGGTTAGTGCGTCTGCGAAATAGTAGTAAATGGCTACGTCACACCTTAGGGTGTATTACAATTGAGATTTTCTTACCTGtggtttgttttaaataattaatatctctTAAATTTTGGGTTTTTGGACTATAACAACACACaacttcattattttttattttttattattattttttgtttaattaatgattataattgtacttatatttgtatgacttgtcaaaagtgcttattattaagcctacttgaataaattatttttgaagttataCGTTATATAACTCTATATAATATAATCCATTGATAAATTAAATCTGGATCTTATACACATCCAACATTGGTCTCAGAAGTTCGGTCTATTCGTTAACCCCTCCAAGTGTCAGGCCATTGTCATAGGCGGCGCCCGACAGCTCCTTAAACTCGAATTTATACCTCCTGTATACTTTAGTGGCACGCCTATTCCCTACAGCCAAAGTGTAAAAGACTTGGGTGTCTATATCGATAGTACCCTGAGCTGGAGGACACAGATAGCTGAAATAAGCCGCAAAGTTACTGGTTCTCTTCATACTCTCAACAGACTTAAACACTTTTTACctattaaaaccaaaatattattagtacaaaCTTTAATCCTACCAATAATCGACTATGGCgatgtgtgttatccgga harbors:
- the LOC133523010 gene encoding keratin-associated protein 10-7-like translates to MPCFGSFPKINLNLDLKSHKNHFSMKKLRKSLCKKISFSMESTDRSEYKRHQRCIEKLKNEQCRRQKQLCDLKRAATSSRPSSDNINPDCTPPYNRANTCIQVTSATCDQPSCPALTPYPCTDQTVCTPSPCMEQPVCTPLPCMEPPVCTHSPCMKQPECTPYSCTERPACRPYPCKEKPVCTLYPCREQPPCTTYPCPEQPVCTPYPCMEQPACTLYPRREQPVCSPYSCKEHPACTAYPCTEQCVATPYSCIEQPACPPNPCTQPKCAPSSYMHQSTCTLPSCPSRTTSICKASKISMKKFKLKKRRSSSCRVTPTRSGQSISPDCGSPCKEQSVGAPCPYMDQSTCTLPSCPSRTPSCKVPKRKRRSSSKRVTPTRSCESISPDCNYPSRKQSACTLSPCDSRTSISKGSKKKRKTSRSCESMCSECGGPMCTGREDCCCSDCIKWKPPKKYRRPRKRSCSKDKRRRCCKCRRRKRRKLKRWRRRRCRQPRNLCFRCFICCILFGTVVACILTFIPIFAGTQ